A segment of the Ictalurus punctatus breed USDA103 chromosome 24, Coco_2.0, whole genome shotgun sequence genome:
ATTGTTGTGTATTGTTAGCTTCACGAAAGAACAAACATGTATTACAGTATGGGATATACTGTATTCTCCAGTGTAATAAAGTATAGATATAATAAAGGAGTGGAGCTTCCTCTTTCTGTCGTACATGGACTCTTATCTGATGTAATTAAAGGGTGAGACACGACTCAGGCTCCTCTTTCGTTTGCGAGGTGTGATCTCTCTCTGGATGACTCAGTTTCCCAGCTAATTCACAGTGTAAATTAACCCAGAGACGACACCCAGAAACTTCTTCTAGCATCAGTGATACCAGGTTATTGATACAGCCAGTGCTTGTGTTAGTTACTTTTTCCGCATACCTAACAAACGCAATGTTGTCATTTTTAGCATACACCGGATGAAGAAATCCAGCCTGAGTAAAGCTGCAGTGAAAACAACCCTTGTGGAACTTGTATTCCTTGTGTCCAATTTTAGGGCAAGGATTCCAGGGCGATATTGGATATCTCCTGTGTACATGGATTCAAAGCTGCAAGAAATGACTAGCTCAGAAAGGACAGTGTGCCTAAGCCATTATTGGGCTTGAGTGATGCAGCAAAAAAATATACTACAGTACATGAAATgcatcacaaaacaaaacaatagagcATTTTCTATTATATATCTAGTATCTATAAAAATTAGTCCTAAAGAAACTTTTGCATGAAGGGGACAAAAAAAAGCTCCTCATCATTAATGTTATCAAAATCTCCAATTTTATTTGTCCTCCAATTTAATTTGTCATTATTTGTGAAAGACACGCCCTTTTTACTGCAGAAGCCACTTCAAAATCAGCTAAGAAATTCAGTTACAATGGCTTTCTTTGCAATCTCATATTTCAGTAGTTTCAGGAGTTAGGGCTGAATGGACAGCGCTTATTTCTAATTGAGCTAAAATAAATTGATTGTGGGGGTTGTGTTTGGATATGCACTGATAGGCCACATAGGACGCTCTAAAATACCTTCCAAAAAGTGAAGATGGAAAATGTTGCATTTTTGTGATTACTGGCTTTTTGAATATTGTAATGGATGGCTTGATTTGGGAATCGTCAGTGGTTGTGCACCTGAAAGGGATTGTGTACAGTCCCATCCGAAAAGGGACTCGCTATACACGGaacacatttgggtttgagatgaaaagataaatatgagatgtcagaatttcagctttcatatcctcatatttatatctagttgtgttaaacaacttagaacatggcaccttttctTTGAACCCACCtattttttcaagtgataaaaaatattggaacatgtgactgtaTATGCAACTACCACGCACACCAATTTCAGCACATTTCCCCATACTGAGATAAGAATGGAAAAACACAACGTTTACTCACAACCTGCTTATAAGGCCTAAGGGCTGCTGTAGAAGAGGTCAGCAAATACTAATTCAACCACTTTCATGAATTCTATAATTAAAGGGTTTTGTCCTTTCAGAGATGGGCCTACATTTTCCAAAGGTACTTATGCAAAACCTTTAGGAAAGCAACCGGAATTACTTTTTAACTGCTATGGAAAGTTTGATAAATCCAAATAGTAAGAGCTATAATCAAAAATTCTCCTATTTTTAATGTAGTAGTTTTCAATGTACAGTGTATGCACATTTGAATGTTTATTGATGTAATTCAACAACTGACCCTAGGCTTTCATATGTGAGTTTTGAGTAAACATGTTTTTGGTCCTTTTCTCAGTACAAGtaactgtaaatattatttaaagatGTGATAGGTAGAGAAAAAGCACATTCCATTAATCATTGTTAAagccgtgtgtatgtgtgtgtgtgtctgggtgtagGTAGGTGGGCGTGCATGTGGACAATGCCAGGCAGTGGACTATGCTCGGACATGTCCTTGCTGTAATACGACACATGTCTCATGCGTGGCTTACTGAAGTTTACGCTGTCACAGAGATGAGCTCCTCTATATTTAGCTCCGAGCAGTGTGAGCTTGACAGTCACTTTGTGCAGGAGTgctcacagagacacacacacatcacactcacTCTGTAGTGAAAGGACATTACAGCAGGTAAGCTTTTCAAACAGcaggctttttttattttggttctCTCTGTACTGTTTCACTGCAGATAAGCCATGTGTTCAGGAAAGTGTTAGTTATAATCCGTGGGAAATACCTGGCAcagaagtggttactgaaaacAAGGAGTGGAAAAGTTGGGTGTTATACGTTACTGCTGCTTTGCATTCTGAATGATGTTCTTACAAAATGGTATTGGGTtgtggactgtttttttttttttttttaggactgCTTAATATAACAGAAGCACTTATAATTTGAACATGCGCTGTGCATTAAAGGATTACGccatcatttgtttattttttttttctaacttttaattttttctttagtACATGTGTAACATATGGGTAATTACTATGGAGAACACTTGTCATATTTCTCTTCTGTGGAAAGAACAGAGCAACTGGGGACTCAAGCCTAATAATGCAAGTCTAAAGGCAGTTATTGATAATAGACAGCTATAAAATGTGAATTCAGATGTGACACAAGCATGACAGAGCAAttcagtattaaaaaaaagctttcctGGTTATTTTTTGGGTTTCTGTGAGATCAGGTGGAACTCGAGGTACTTCTGTATTTACTTTGCGCTACCTTGATTATACATAAACACAAATTATTCCGTCTGGAAAAAATTGTCTGAAAGGATTAAGTATACAGTTTAGAGCTTAATTTACTTTAGGCAGAAGAAGACATTCCTTCAACTTCCTCCAAAAATGTGGTTTTCATATAACAAATGCCCTAGCAACTGCCTATAGACTTCCAAGGTTAAGTGAGTTTTGTATAAACAGATGTCAAAATGCGGGGCCTTAATAATCACAGATACACTACAGAGGCTGGAGATGGAAATTAGTTAGAAAGTGTAAATCTCTGGATTATTCAGCCTGCTGGTATCTTTAGACTTGGACTGGCATTAGAATGTTTTCCAAGTAGATAAAAAAAGCATGTCTGTAAATCTCTCTGTATAAAAGCATCGGCCCAGTTcagtaaatgtaacatttatttttcttttcaggaCTTTTATGAATACCGGTAAGCAACAGAAGCCAGTGCTTACAGGCCAACGGTTTAAGACCAGGAAAAGGGGTAAGTTTCCATTTTCAGCACTGTCCATCTACTCTGTAATAAATTATAGCGATTTAACTAGactaaattgtttttattttgccttatagactgtttgtttaaaagttttatttccAAACAAATTGACTTTTATCCAAGTTTGTCTGGGCGCTTATCCATAAGcgcgcatacacacatataacactCCCCTAAGATACTTGTGTTCTACAGTCTTTCACTCCATGTTGTTACAGTCCCTGTAGCAGTTCACTGCCTTCCATTAATAGCCTGTTTGTGTCTGCTCTTACACAACACTAAGCTGTGTGGAGACCCCCTACCACCTCACTGCTGCTGCCATTTTTCcacctgatcacacacacacacacacacacatactgtacatgtatacaGATCAGGAACAGCAGCTATGAATCTGCCCACACTGGTTCAGATACAGGACTTTTCAAACAGGCTTTACATGATTTAAATACATTAGCACAAGTAAGCTATGATTGCAGCACAGTGCTGTTTGTCATCCTGAGCCTGGCTTGGCCTACAAAATGTTCCTCATGGGCCTGTGACTGCtaaatctgtttttttaaattgcaggACACTGGTGTCATACTTCAAAGCCTTACTCTGTAGGTGCTATTGGCTGTTCAAATGTGGGGTGTCACAGCCACAGCCAGTTAGTGTGTACTTCCACGCATTTGGTCTGATGTATTCATGAACCATGTACAGTAATGATGGCTACTAGATCTCATTAAAAAGTGCAGCATTCATCCTCAAATGCTCACATTTGTGCAGAACTATCAGTTATACAGACAAGAAATGTCTTTAGTGAACCCTAGCGTAGTGTGTACCAGTCTGTATCAGTCCCACAGCTGGCTTGGTTCTGATTATTTCCCTCTGGTTATTGCAGATGAAAAGGAGAAGTTTGAGCCCACGGTTTTCAGAGACACAATCATTCAGGGCCTCAACGAAGCTAGGGGTGATCTTGATGCTGTAGCCAAGTTTCTGGATGTCACCGGTTCGAGATTGGACTACCGTCGCTATGCTGACACTCTGTTTGACATCCTCATTGCTGGGAGCATGCTTggtattttttccacatttacaGTACtatcttcattattatttttagatttcaattaattatatattttatcatGAGCTGAGTCTTATTTAGTTATCAGGTGTCTGTTACTAAATGGCAGCTACTTGGTAATGCTGGGGTTATTCTTAGCTTAGTATCGTGATGAAGAGCAACAGTTCATTAATGTTTCCTACAgaatcactacactgtactttGTCTAGAATGAGCTCACATTCAGGGTATCTCTGTAAACTTAGCTGCAGTTAAATGGTTTATATTAAGTTACATTAATCAGATGGACAAGTATGAAATCTGTCTTAAAGAAATAGTTCAGGCAAAGTGATTAACAGTGAGCAGAAGTTGCAGTTAGTAAGCTATTAAATGTACATGCACATAGGTATTCATAGTAGGTATTCAATTATGATATGTAGTCTGTGGCTATGCACAGTTTGTCAACCCCACATTGACGTAATAAAGCTAATACaccttatataaatataaataacagctaatttttacatttcacacacacaggttgtgtttttcccccctgttgGCATTATCTCTTTAGTGTTTATTGAAACGAACAATGTACAGTCATGCAAGCCATTACAGCATTAACCTCTaacctctgtttctctcccagCCCCTGGGGGAACGCGCATTGATGATGGGGACAAGACCAAGGTGACTGTCCACTGTGTGTTCACTACAGAGGAAAATCACACTGCTGCTCGTAGCTATGCTCAGGTAATGCTTGGTAATGCTCAGATGCAGCAAGTACAGATCGACTTGACACTATAttacaaagtgctttataaaTGAATCCtgtaaaagtttattattatgtataatgtacatttttaaCACTTGGATGGCTGGAAAtgacttttgtttattattctgattttcattttgttcatttacatATCGCCAGGTTTTCAATAAACTTATCAGGAGATACAAATATCTGGAGAAGGCGTTTGAGGATGAAATAAAAAAGGTACTTTCCTTGTACTCATCTTGTTCCAACAGATGGCGTTTATATTGTGGGGAGATAAAACAGTTTGTCTTGCATCTTTCATCAGTCAGCCTAAATACTGCTATGGTATAAGAGCTCTGTGCTATTTGTCATGATGACTCACTGTTGTCTATGTAGCTCCCATTTATTACTCTTCTGACAGGCTCTAATTATAAATGTAAACCTAATTATGAAAAAGACCACATCTTAAGGAACATTTTATTCTGTCAAAGCTTTTCTGCTTAATAAGAATAGTATGCTGAGAACAGGACACATTAATGGGTATGAAGGACTTGATGCAGTACCTATatgctttattatattataccattagtgtttattttctacttaaaaataatttttgctTAAGCTGTAAATAGCTTGGGCTTTGGGCTTTAAGTGGTGTGGTTTTGTTTGTGTCCGTCCTACTGACTCATGATACTGACTAAGGTACCTGGTAGGTTTTAACATGTGAGCCTAGATATTCCATAATAAGGTGTGCCCAAGGCATAATAACCAAACCACATAATTATGGACTTTTGAAACCATGGTCAATAAATACTCATTATGTCAAAGTTTCTGGTTgctatataattaaaaatataactaTTCAGTGTTCATCTGGCTGTTTTATGCCTTAGTAAAGAATGGGCAAGGCTTTTGTTCAGGCAATGTTTTGGAGGAACTCAAATAAgggcctttctttctttctttctttctttctttctttctttctttctttctttctttctttctaaaacCTGTTAAACATGGACACCTTCTGCATGTTGCTGTTTGCCCTGGGCAGCTTCTTCTCTTTCTGAAAGCCTTCAGTGAGTCTGAGCAGGCGAAACTGGCCATGCTGACTGGCATCCTGCTGGCCAATGGCACACTGCCACCTGCCATCCTTACCAGCCTCTTCAGTGATAACATTGTGAAAGAAGGTTTGTGGAAAATATTATACATTAGGCTTTaagcatgtgcatgtgtgtgtgtgtgtgtgtgtgtgtgtgtgtgcgtgtgtgtgtatggaaggTTAGGGCTTAGGGATTACAGTTATGGTGATACTGGGAAGGTCAGCATTTACTAGGTCCATCAAGAGTTTCTCTCTCCACAGTGAAACAGCATCGTAATGGATAGATTTCACATTCGATTTGACATTCATTATCTCCAACAACCacttattaggaacacctgtacaactactcattcatacagttatctaatcagccaataaCGTGGCAGCAGTGAAATGCAAAGCAaggccagcagcttcaggtaatgttcacatcaaccatcagaatgaggataaatgtgatctcagtgattttgaccacTGCGtgtttgttggtgccagacgggctgctttgagtatttctataactgctgatctcctgggattttcacacacaacagtctctagagtttactcagaatggaataataaagaaaaaacatccggtgagcagcagttctgggGATGGAAACgtcttgttgatgaaagaggtcaatggagaatggccagactggttcgagcttatagaaaagctacagtaactcagataaccacacgtctaaccttgaggtggatgtgctacaacagcagaagaccaggTCTGGTTCCATTTCTGTTACACAAGAACAGAAGGCTGAAGCTGCAgtgagcacaggctcaccaaaactggacagactggaaaaacgtagcctggtctgatgaatgtCGATTTctactgaggcacacagatggtcagaatttggcaccaacagcatgaatccatggacccaccCTGTCTTGTGTTAACAGTCCAGACTAGTGGAGATGgcgtaatggtgtggggaaagTTTTCTTGACATATTTTGGCACCATTAATACCAATtaatcatcgcttgaatgccacaatCTAGTATTgctgagtattgttgctgaccatgtgcatcccttcatggccacaatttaccatcttctaatcgttacttccagcatgataatacACCATGTTCCAAAGCAAGGTTATTGCAAACTGGTTTCATGGACATGACAACGTTTTCACCTTTGCTAAGCATGAGTTATTTTTTGCAGTTTAGGCTTTTCAGGAGTTCTCAAATTTTAATTCAATAGATGCATGGAAATCCCTGTAGTGGTCCTTGTAGTGATGGGACACTTTGCATGTCAGTGCTTTCATTTATaggtttaaattttttaattttagaaaCATGTCTATTTTTGTAGAATAAATATTCACTACCAGTAAAGGTTATTTGGAAAAGGTACACCGTATGAATGCACACTAAAGTTTTTAGAATCATCCTTCTGTGTGTGATGTGGGAATTTATGATTGTTTTACTCACCTCTATGTCAATCTTATTATACAGGAATTGCTGCTTCCTTTGCAGTGAAGCTATTCAAAGCATGGATAGCTGAGAAAGATGCCAATGCAGTGACTTCAGCCCTGAGGAAGGCCAGTCTGGATAAGAAACTCctggtatgtttgtgtgtgagagatttccTGCGGTTTCAATAATAgatgatatttaatattgtaaacatgcCAAATTTGAGATAATCAGCAGATCTGTGAAGGTGTTTGCTCTAAACATTCATGACCTTAAGAACTGGACAGCGGAGAAAGTCATTactttgttttagttttttttagattattacTAAATTTTGACGTAATATTTAAGTTATTTTTGTTCTTCATTAGCCAGTTTAGTTAATGAATATAATTCAGTCTCATATAAATCTGCTCAGGAACTCTTTCCTGCCAACAAGCAAAATGTGGAGCACTTCACATTGTACTTTACTGAAGCTGGACTGAAGGAGCTGTCTGACTTCCTGCGTGTGCAGCAGTCTTTGGGCACCCGCAAGGAGCTGCAGAAAGAACTGCAAGAGCGTCTGTCTCAAGAGTGTCCCATCAGAGAGGTGAACATGCCTCCGCATTTATACACTTACTTCTCTAGTCATGATCTCATTGGTTGTGGTTAacacgatacttgaggacatttctacgatatgTGATATGtatcacaatatataatttaggtaacaaactgtctgcaaaactgtagtaaaagaaataaaaaatagttaaactgagtttgacagtaatttttttaatgcctACAAATACAAAGAAGTCATATTAAACTTCagccattcagtaccatttaatatgtaattattaaaaaagtaaaaaatacatcaccattcCAGCGATATATCGATATCACCGATATCTCGATAGAAATGTGTATTGCATAATCACTTATCATGATATCAgtattatatcaatatatcgCCCGGCCCTACTACTGAGAATTATATTGTACACAAATATTTGTGCTCATCAATATGTACAGCTGATGAGCAATAGTGCTTAAGGCTACACGGTAAGCTGGTTGGtgatatgtatattttttaatctagaaaaaaattatatgcaTTTTTCCTGTTTAGATTGTGGTGTATGTGAAGGAAGAGATGAAGAGGAACGATCTACAGGAGCAGGCTGTGATTGGCTTACTCTGGTCCTGCCTTATGAACGCTGTAGAGTGGAACAAGAAGGAAGAGCTGGTTACTGAGCAGGCCCTCAAACACCTAAAGGTACACAGATTGAGGAGGTGTTCTCCTGAAATgcattaaatacatttagtaATATATTAATACGCCATCCTGTTACAGTGACTATGCCAGTAAATTGCACTTCCCTGGGTGGAGGTAGTAGGAAAACTAACCAATTTATTCATACTGTAAGTGTTGTGACATTTATACAGGAATTGTTTTATGGACAGTACAGACTGCTCACAAAACTATAAATCCTGAGCAAAAGTACAGATAGTGCTTCTTGCAGACCTTTTCAATGTTAAGAGTGTTTTCTGCTAGTTCATTTATGAGCCTTTACAACCCCGCATGGTTAGTCATACTGATGTCTCACTCTTTTGTGTAGCACTACGCTCCTCTGCTGGCTGTGTTCAGTACTCAGGGTCAATCTGAACTGGTCTTGCTGCTGAAGATTCAGGAGTACTGCTATGACAACATCCACTTTATGAAATCCTTCTCCAAGATAGTAGTGCTATTCTACAAAGGTACTTATTAACAGAAAAAACTCACTTGCTCAGTTATAGTACGTATATACGAAAAGCTTGGGGAAAGTTATACACAATTTACCCATTACCCTGAACGTAACCAATCAGCCAAGATGTGTTTGGTGTCCAAATGAATATATTTTGTCCTCAACTTATATACTTGATTCGAATTATAATGTTAAGCTAATCATGTAAACTCATCTCTAAATAACTGATTTTTTGAGAGTAGGATAGTCGATATTTACAATAAATGCCCTCAATGAAGCATTGTCTAGCTATactaagggaaaaaaaatattctgttgTCTAAACTGAGTCCTTAacagttttattcattttctatattaCAGCAAGTCATTCATTATCCTGAACCATGTCCTCAAGCCTGTCTAAATTTACTCAAAGATCCGTAATTGTGACAATAGATTTAGCAGGTTGTAGACTATACTCTGTTCAAAAAATCACCGTCTTTATCTACATCACAAGTGATGAATAACTGGCTGTGATTGGCCCAATGGCACTTAAATAACATACAGCATAATAGGCACCCAAATCTAATTCCAACCCAAATACTAGTTACAAGTAGCAAGCTACTCCATCATATCAAGTAAAGGTTGGACGCTTGCtattttttcacatactgtTTAGTATGCTAGTGTACAGTTTGGGACAATATGCACATCTGTCTAATGAGTTAATGAGCAAagtcaaaatgattaaaaagagCTAGGAGCTGCTCAGGACAGCAATGGTGGGAAAACTGGTCAGTTTGACTGcacagaatttattttatttcctggttGTACACTGAATGTCAATACTTCTGCAATTTCAAAGATTTAAAAGTAGGTTCTGAACTACAAAATGCTTCTGCCTTTGTTGTAAAGGCTATTATCCAGGGCAATGACCCTTATGAACATTATTGATAGtttcagatatatatatatatatatatatatatatatatatatatatatatatatatatatatatatatatatatatatatatatatatatatatttgtgtgtgtgtgtgtgtgtgtgtgtgtgtgtgtgtgtgtgtaatgttcattatgtatatataatgtttatttctCATATCTGTAGCTTTTCATAGCACTATGACGCTGATACAAAATACCAACCCCCTGGAAACATCTCGGCTACATTTGGACATTGtgtaaattatatttttcaaatGGTGTTATATGACTATGCACCCTTCTCTGTTGTTAGCTGACGTCCTTAGTGAGGAAGCCATTTTAAAATGGTACAAAGATGCCCATGCTGCCAAAGGGAAAAGTATCTTTCTGGAGCAGATGAAGAAATTTGTGGAGTGGCTTCAGAATGCAGAGGAAGGTATGAAGGTGTTACAGAAATGTTGAAAAGTATAAACTCTGCTTCATTCTCAGTTTTGCTTtactgcatatactgtataccagGCACTACTGAAGTCAATATGTGTGTATGACACTCTCTCTGGCAGAGTCTGAATCCGAGAAAGAAGATTAGCATTCAGGACGACTGAAGATCACGACACACTGCTCTCTGAGGCCAGCCTGTTAGTCCACTGTAGTAGGAAGAGTCCTAGACACTCAAGCACAACCAATGGAGAAGCCATAGATAACCTTTTAATAAAAGACACATATTCCTTACCGTGTACTGTTCAGGTACTCTGAAAATCTGTTTCTCAAATATTCAACAGAATAAACCCACTTGTATGTATGActgatttttattaataaaaaggcttttaTATGTACTGTATCTTGTTGAAATGTCACATCAAAAATCCAAAACCATAATCTCAGTTTCTACTAATGTGGGAGGGATTAGAAGTTTatagtttgtcttttttttcccctcagaaaATATTATACAGTGAAAATACAAaagttttattgtatttttttatttcccaaTAAAGAATCTTTTTAAAGCCCAAATGCTTTAGTGGTGTAAATCATGCACTTTTATTTTATCTGTCAAATGTGCACTGTGTAGGTTATGAAGCTCCTTGTGTAACCTtcccttattattttttttctctttacagTAACAAAATTCAGATTCCAcagtaatattttaaataatcacaTATTTAATTTGTCATTACATGAATAATACCCACTGGGCAAACTTTATTTTATGAGACAGTGAAAGAATGTTATGGGAAATGTTCCTGAAggattaatgtttaaaaaaaaattgtagctaCCTAAAAAGCAACCTTTAGCAAATGTTCCTTGTCAGATGTCATATAGCCATAAGATTATAATATTAAACCATAACTTGCTTTGAAGTTCCCAGAATTTATTTGCGAACAGAACTGACATGTTGCCACTAGTGAagtgtcgttcatgaacgattcggtcattttgaacgaatctttaatatgactcgggagcaacgagttgtctcagagagtgattcgttcatttttgaccgcgcatgcgcagCAACAtcccccataggttctgtaccaGAAAccgaaatgattagttcacgtctGGAGTCTTCAGGTTCGAGTGGTTCGTTCTTCCGGTCACCACCGCATAGACAATGCACCATCCCATTCAGGAAACGGTATAAACGAACGAcccgaacccgaagactcgagacgtgTACTAATCATatctgtttccggggaacagacgtgacaaatgtgacgtgacaaaagaaacaACGACTCGGACCATGAGGTGAAccaacagactgcatagcctgaagacctaatgataagctattaattaataatttctgtttctcataattcggccttattgcattagcctatagtttattttgtagtttattaagtactagatgtgtcggggaatttaacatgtaacattttaattatattctgctgaaattaacgaaatgactcgaaaaGAAATCCGTTctttttgctgaacgagattcaaagatccgagtcagtaaaatgatccgaacttcgcATCACTACTTCCCAGAATATCATAAAGAGAGCACGCTGTTCCGGATGATGCTCTCTGATTGGTGGAGAGCGTGCTGTCCCGGCTGCTGCTCTCTGATTGGTGGACAGCGTGTCCCGACTACTGTTCTCTGATTGGCGGACATTTTTGCGGTTCCGGCTGTAGTTGGCGCGAACGTGCACGGCAGCGCAAGACAAAGAGCATCCTGCACTCGTCAATGTGGAGTCTCCGTTGATTTTTATCGGTTATTGGACTGTAGGTGTGTAATTACGACTGACTGACTCAGCATGGCTGATAAAGAAGGTAAGCGCTGTTTAAGCAGACGGTATGAATGGTTTGTTTTATATTCTGAGAGATTTATTCAGCTGCTTACTTCCTGAGCTAATGCTGCTAATTGTTAGCCATTTGCGAATCAATACAGGCCGCGCGCGTCCCGCCATATTAATAGCTCACAATATGGCTTCAGTGTTTGTAACTTTTTATAAAGAACTTCATTTGCAGGAGTAAACTGTAGTGTGATGCACTTCGAATTGGGCCGGAAATGAAAGTTATACTCCTGTAAATAGTTGACAGGTTGGCCTGGAGGATGTGGCTCGGTGCCGGTGGTAGGCGGCAGCTATTTGAATGAATTAGCATGCTAGTCTCAGCTAGGTTTATTTCTTATAAGAATAAGTTGTAAATTAAATCATGGTTGCAAATTGCTTAACAGCTTGTGTTTCTGTCCAAATGAATTATTAGAGATGAGTATTTGTATTGGAGTTCATTGTAGAGCTGTGTGTTTACGCTGTCTTTAGAAATTCGATTCATCAAGCTTTAAAGCTGTCTCTGAAGAGTTGATGTAGAGATATGGATGGagtgtttaggtgtgtgtgtgtgtggctgagtTGAAAGTTTGATAGTTCACATGTGGCTTGCTAACTTTTCCATTGTTTGTGTTGCAGCTGCTTTTGATGATGCAGTTGAGGAGAGGGTGATCAATGAAGAGTACAAGATATGGAAGAAAAACACACCTTTCCTCTACGACCTGGTGATGACCCATGCGCTCGAGTGGCCCAGTCTCACAGCACAGTGGCTCCCTGATGTCACCAGGTACTTCAGCCCACTCTCGTACCTGGCATCTCCAGGTGCTCCAGCCCACTCTCGTACCTGACGCCACCAGGTACTTGAGCACACTCTCGTACCTGGCGCCACGAGGTGCTTCAGCACACTCCCGTACCTGGCGCCACGAGGTGCTTCAGCACACTCCCGTACCTGGCGCCACGAGGTGCTTCAGCACACTCCCGTACCTGGCGCCACGAGGTGCTTCAGCACACTCCCGTACCTGGCGCCACGAGGTGCTTCAGCACACTCCCGTACCTGGCGCCACGAGGTGCTTCAGCACACTCCCGTACCTGGCGCCACGAGGTGCTTCAGCA
Coding sequences within it:
- the bzw2 gene encoding eIF5-mimic protein 1, giving the protein MNTGKQQKPVLTGQRFKTRKRDEKEKFEPTVFRDTIIQGLNEARGDLDAVAKFLDVTGSRLDYRRYADTLFDILIAGSMLAPGGTRIDDGDKTKVTVHCVFTTEENHTAARSYAQVFNKLIRRYKYLEKAFEDEIKKLLLFLKAFSESEQAKLAMLTGILLANGTLPPAILTSLFSDNIVKEGIAASFAVKLFKAWIAEKDANAVTSALRKASLDKKLLELFPANKQNVEHFTLYFTEAGLKELSDFLRVQQSLGTRKELQKELQERLSQECPIREIVVYVKEEMKRNDLQEQAVIGLLWSCLMNAVEWNKKEELVTEQALKHLKHYAPLLAVFSTQGQSELVLLLKIQEYCYDNIHFMKSFSKIVVLFYKADVLSEEAILKWYKDAHAAKGKSIFLEQMKKFVEWLQNAEEESESEKED